GGCAACCGGCCTTGAAGTTATCATAACCGGCCCTTTTGGAAGGATAATTATGCCCATCAGGCCATCTCTGTTCTCCGGAGAGTATGAATGGTAATTAAATTCCTTAATTGCAGATTCAGAAATATAATCCACGCCTTTAAACTCGTAATTTACAAGATCATATTCTGCACCGTCCAGTTTTTCCCCTTCTGCATTATAGAAATTTATCAGGTTAAACTGTAGCCTTTCAAAAGTTTCCGGTCCTAAAAGACCCTTAATATTCCCGGAAGATTCATCATTAAGATAATTCCTGACAGATTCAGTATTTGACCATTCAACGGCAACAGAATCAAGATGATTTATATCATCGCCAAACGCGGTTACAACCCTTTCCAGGTCCTGTTTAAGAATATTCTCCTCAACATCAGAGTAACTGCCAAGGATAAATAAGCCATATGTGGCAATATGCAGAACAATAAGAATTGAGAAGACCGTTGCTACGATAATTACAGTTTTCTGTCGGATATTCATGGCACTCAGGTAATATCTAATATATCTGCCGGATATAAAAACGTGCTGAAAATCAGAAGGAGAACACGAATATTTTTTGGAAAATAATCAGAATTCCAAAAATAGTTCAGTGGAACCTCACATATCCAATCTCTTTTGGTGAGTGTTCATCACAACCGAAATACCAATAAAAATATAGCACAGCGGGGCGGCACAGCAGTGACAGAAACCCGCGTGCATGAGAACAGGAAATCAGCATTAACCACAGAAAGGAGAGTGTAAAATATGAGTACCAGATCATCAATATTCAGCATTGAAAAATTGAGCGAAGGAAAAAGTGAAGACAAAAAGGAGATATTGAGTCAGTTTTTTGGCATTTCCAGAGACAACAGCAGGTTTGCCGAAAAAAAGGCAGATAAATAAATCAGAATAAGCATTAGCTGGTTTACAACCGGAAAAATCATCCAAAAATACAATAATAAGAACAAACCAGGAATAAAGGTGATAATGCGATAACCTGCAATAAGTGAAGTTTACATTACAAACAGACAAATCAGGTACATTAACCTGTCAGCCCGGACAAACCTTAAATAAAATCCATAATATTTAGGACCTCTAAACACGCAACGCACGTACCGATCTCCGGGCACACAAAATAAAATACATACACACTACAATACCAATACAATAAATGCACAACACGATATAACCTTAAAGACGAATTTAAGAAGAGTTATAAATCATCCATTTTTTAACCAAAATACAAACAACAAAGGGCTCAGATTTATATCAAACGCCATCAGCCAAAAATAACATCCAAAATATAAACAATTAAACATCATCTGTTTTGCAGAACTGCCAATAAATGCGGTTCGCCAAAAATATCAGGAAATTATAAACGGCAATACCAAATCCAGACCTCATATCAGACCACATTTCAGAGTCAATATGCCTGCCCGGACAATAAAATATGAATTAAAAAATTTATCCTGAGCATTTCCGGCCGGAAAACGGCAGAATAAAAATCTGGCTGACATGAGCACAGACGCAATATTGCAGGCATGGATTTTTCAGTTACGAACCGAGAACTACCGGATTCACACAATAACAGAATAGTCATTCATGAACCAGCCGGTTCACAGATAATGAATGAAACGGTGCACTATTTCATATGAGAATTTATGAACCAAATATGAGCCAGCACATATCACAAATTACGATACAGAAAATATGGGCATTAAATACCATATTTCAACATTTTGCCGGTCATCACTCATCATCGGTCATAAACGGCAGAGGTTCATGGAGTTCGGCAAATATGCACTTAACGTCCCCTTCTGCATCCGAATAAGCTGTAGCATAAAGATAAACCGTTATCTCCTCACCAGATTTCTTCATAACCTTTAACCTGTGGTCCCTGATCGTCTTCCCAAAGTCCAGTGACCTAAAAACCTCTCCGATTCCCTCAGAGTCCGGCAGCCATTCACGAAGTTCACAGTTAACTATCTCTCCACGCCCGCATCCGAGAAGCTTTTCAGTAGCGGCATTGACATCAGTAATCCTCAGTTCAGGGGATAAGGTTACAAGAGGATCAATATGCGACTCAATAAGGGCCTTTCTGTACTCATTCATCCTCAAAAGCTTCATCTCGGCAACCTTCCACTCAGTAATATCCCTGACAGATTCAATCGCACCGGAGATATTCCCGCAGCCATCATAGAGATACGTCCCCTTGGCACGCATGTAAGAGAGTTTACCCGATTTATCCTTAGAGACGTCTGCAATTATCATAGAACCGGTATTGGTTGTTGCGTTATAATCGTCAGGCATAACCTTACCGGGGCTGAGCAGAATATCTGCAAGTGACGGCCTGCCTGACCCGTACAGTATTTCAGAAGGACGGATTCCGTACTTACCGGCAATATCACCGGCATTTACACCAGTCATCTCTTCAATGGCCCTGTTCCAGGCAATAACAACACCTTCTTTATTTACGGCATAAGTCGGGTCGGGCAGATGATGAAACAATCCGGAGATAAACCTCTCCGAATTCCCGGCACTCAACGCATATCTCCGTTTATCAACAGCTTCACTGATCACATGCGCCAGTTCGGCAAAGAGTGATTTCGGCTCACCACCTTTCCGGATATAATAATCTGCACCGTTATTGATTGCCTCGATTACAACATCCTCACGACCTTTCCCGGTAAAAATGACAAACGGAATATCGTTCCCAAGACTCCTGATCTCAAACAACAGTTCAAGACCATTCATCTCCGGCATCTCATAATCACATACAACTGCATCATAATTACCAACCTCAAGCTCTTTTAATGCTTCAGCTGCTGAATCACAGCATCCGACTATAAAATTTCCTGATCTTTCAAGGAATATCCCGGTAACGTCAAGGACACCAGGTTCGTCATCAACAAGGAGAACCCTTATTTTTTCATCATCCCTGCCTGAAATAGATTTCAGGCCGGAATATTCATTATTCATCCGGCATTCGCAGCCGGAATTCTGAGTTGTCTGTAAAAACATGATCTCCGGGTATAATATTCATTCAGGATATACATTGGCCGAAAAGTATTTGGTTCAGTCAAAATATCCAAAAAAGATCAGTAGATATGAAAAATTCCACAAAATAGACGCGAACGCCCCCGAAATATCATATAAACAGACAATGAACCCTGTAAATTTCAGCCGAATATAAAGAAAACATTTAGATTTAAGAATATTTTCCGAATAGTTTTTGGAAATTTTTAAAAACCTAAATTTATTTGGACTCTGTTAATATCAACCAAATAAAAAATTTGATTGTGTGAAGATGCATCTCACTGAACTGCTCCCCGGAGAGTTTGCCAATATAATGGAGATAAACGGCGGAAGCCACCTGGTCCAGCAGCTTGCGCTCAGGGGACTTTGCCCCGGAAAAAGGGTGACTATGATTTCCGGACGATGCGGACCCATTGTTGTAAAAATCCATGGTGAATCTCTAGTCCTGGGCAGAGGAATGGCACACAAAATATTAGTAGATAGGTGATTATTCTGGAGAAAAAATTATCAGAACTTGAGTATGGAGAAAGAGGAATTGTTCACGACATCCCGTGTTGTGAACATATTTTAAACTGCCTCGGTATAAGACCAGGGAAATCAGTAAAGATGGTTACAAAACAGCCAATCAAAGGCCCTGTTGTCGTCATAGTAAATGAAATCGAAGTGGCTGTCGATTACGAAATTGCTGAAAAACTAAAGATTAAGACAGAGTGAAAGAATCGAGGATTCAGATGGCTGGCAATAAAAATAAGAATAAAGAAAAAATTCTGATGGTCGGAAATCCAAACGTCGGAAAAAGTGCCCTCTTCAACAGACTTACAGGCGCAGATGCAACGGTATCCAATTATCCCGGCACTACCGTTGATTATACAAAAGGCGTCCTTGAGACATCTGAGATAATTTATGAAATAACCGATGTTCCCGGCATGTACTCACTTGAACCAAAAGACGGGGCAGAAGAGGTTGCATTAAAAATTCTTGAAAATAACAGAGATGCAACAGTATTCATAGTTCTTGATGCAACAAGGGTTGAGAGAGGATTATATCTGGCTCTTGAAGTCATTGAAAGGGGCTACAAATCGGTACTTGTCATAAACATGATCGATTCAGCCCATGAAAAAGGGGTTTCGGTCGATATATACAATCTTCAGAAGATACTCGGAATCCCGGTTATAACCACATCGGCACTGAGCGGAGAGGGACTGCTGGACCTCACCGGCAAAATAAGATATGCACAGAAATCGGAGATAGATCTGATAGAAAAGAGGGCAAAAGGAGAGATTACCGAGGAGAAACCCAAAGGCGGCTGTGCCGGATGCGGACTCTGCGGCGGAGGTGGCCTCTGATGACAATATCCACGGCAAAGAGATGGGAGATTGTTGACCTTATTGCAAACCGGACAGTCACCACAGGAGAATATAAGCCCTCAGTTAAGGATTACCTCAGTGAACTTACAGTTAAGCCATTAACCGGAATTCCGGTAGCACTGGCTGTCCTTTACGCATTCTGGAGTATATTCAGCTCCTTCGCAGGGGCACTTGTAACGGATGGCTTCATGGTGAAACTGTTTGACAATTACTGGCTGCCATGGATTCAGAATGTATGGCCCGACCCCGACAGCGTGCTTTACTTCCTCTTTGTAGGCGACCCGCTTGCAGACAACTGTTTTGAGGCCTTCGGGATGCTCACTTCCGGACTTTTTGTCTCAATAGGAGTGGTGCTGCCGGCAATATTCATATTCTACCTCATGATGACTTTCCTTGAGGATTCCGGTTACCTGCCAAGACTGGCAGTGCTGATGGATGGAATATTCCATAAGATTGGCCTTCACGGGTATGCAATAGTTCCTGCAATACTCGGACTCGGATGCAATGTTCCGGCTGTAACAGCAACAAGAAACCTTGAGACAAGGAAACAGAGATTTATCATGATGGTGCTTCTTGCAGTATTTATCCCCTGCGGAGCACAGCTTGGAATAATGCTCGATGTAATCCCGGAGACTGTCGGGTGGGTGATGCTTTACCTGATAATCGGATTCTGCCTCTTTGGATTTATACTGGGAAAGATCATTCCGGGCGGGAACCCCGAAATTCTAATCGACATCCCACCATACAGAAAACCGACATTACAGAATATCTACAAAAAACTCTGGGTAAAAACGAAAGGATTTTTCATAAATGCAATACCTTTCGTTCTGCTTGGAATACTCTTTGTAAATGTCCTTTACCTTCTCGGAGTCATTCAGGCTCTTGCCGATATACTGGCCCCGGTGTTTGTTACATGGTTTGGTGTCCCTAAAGAGACAGTAGGACCCCTGATTGCAGCATTCTTAAGGAAGGATCTTGCAGTAGCACAGTTGTCCACAATTGCCATGACCCCATACCAGATGATAACAGCCGTTGTACTGATATCCATCTACTTCCCGTGTGTCGCAACATTTGTTGTCATGCTAAAAGAGGGAGTCAAAGAACTTGCCGCCGCAGTAGGACTGCTTGCAATAATTGTATTCCTGTATGGCGGAC
The sequence above is a segment of the Methanoplanus limicola DSM 2279 genome. Coding sequences within it:
- a CDS encoding PAS domain-containing response regulator, encoding MFLQTTQNSGCECRMNNEYSGLKSISGRDDEKIRVLLVDDEPGVLDVTGIFLERSGNFIVGCCDSAAEALKELEVGNYDAVVCDYEMPEMNGLELLFEIRSLGNDIPFVIFTGKGREDVVIEAINNGADYYIRKGGEPKSLFAELAHVISEAVDKRRYALSAGNSERFISGLFHHLPDPTYAVNKEGVVIAWNRAIEEMTGVNAGDIAGKYGIRPSEILYGSGRPSLADILLSPGKVMPDDYNATTNTGSMIIADVSKDKSGKLSYMRAKGTYLYDGCGNISGAIESVRDITEWKVAEMKLLRMNEYRKALIESHIDPLVTLSPELRITDVNAATEKLLGCGRGEIVNCELREWLPDSEGIGEVFRSLDFGKTIRDHRLKVMKKSGEEITVYLYATAYSDAEGDVKCIFAELHEPLPFMTDDE
- a CDS encoding FeoA family protein; translation: MHLTELLPGEFANIMEINGGSHLVQQLALRGLCPGKRVTMISGRCGPIVVKIHGESLVLGRGMAHKILVDR
- a CDS encoding FeoA family protein codes for the protein MIILEKKLSELEYGERGIVHDIPCCEHILNCLGIRPGKSVKMVTKQPIKGPVVVIVNEIEVAVDYEIAEKLKIKTE
- a CDS encoding FeoB small GTPase domain-containing protein — its product is MAGNKNKNKEKILMVGNPNVGKSALFNRLTGADATVSNYPGTTVDYTKGVLETSEIIYEITDVPGMYSLEPKDGAEEVALKILENNRDATVFIVLDATRVERGLYLALEVIERGYKSVLVINMIDSAHEKGVSVDIYNLQKILGIPVITTSALSGEGLLDLTGKIRYAQKSEIDLIEKRAKGEITEEKPKGGCAGCGLCGGGGL
- a CDS encoding nucleoside recognition domain-containing protein — its product is MTISTAKRWEIVDLIANRTVTTGEYKPSVKDYLSELTVKPLTGIPVALAVLYAFWSIFSSFAGALVTDGFMVKLFDNYWLPWIQNVWPDPDSVLYFLFVGDPLADNCFEAFGMLTSGLFVSIGVVLPAIFIFYLMMTFLEDSGYLPRLAVLMDGIFHKIGLHGYAIVPAILGLGCNVPAVTATRNLETRKQRFIMMVLLAVFIPCGAQLGIMLDVIPETVGWVMLYLIIGFCLFGFILGKIIPGGNPEILIDIPPYRKPTLQNIYKKLWVKTKGFFINAIPFVLLGILFVNVLYLLGVIQALADILAPVFVTWFGVPKETVGPLIAAFLRKDLAVAQLSTIAMTPYQMITAVVLISIYFPCVATFVVMLKEGVKELAAAVGLLAIIVFLYGGLIHLIGILLGVA